The Methylobacterium currus genome contains a region encoding:
- a CDS encoding recombinase family protein has product MDGRCRRGPKPAVAYVRMSTEPQTFSPENQLAFIGRFAEKHGFEILRVYEDAGRSGLTLEGRDSLRRLLSEVEGGRADFEAILVYDVSRWGRFQDADEGAYHEHVCRRAGITVHYCAEQFDNDGSIGSTLLKTVKRLMAGEYSRDLSVKVFAGQCRLIEKGFRQGGMAGYGLRRLMVDEHGAAKTELRLGERKSLQTDRVILVPGPEAEVATVRRIYALFLSGEPEREIADRLNGEGGRTDLGRPWTRGTVHQVLTNPKYVGDNVYNRVSNKLKQRRVVNPPGLWVVAKGAFEPVVASDIFEKARAIVEGRSRRYDDAELLELLAQLLEAAGALSSLVIDERDDMPSSSVYRRRFGSLLRAYRLVGYTPDRDYRYLEENRRLRALHPEVVGSVVEGLERVGGTVDRDPATDLLGVNGEFTTSIVISRHRSTAAGSSRWRLRLDAGLAPDFTVAVRMNPGNETPLDYYVLPSIDMTEPRLRLAERNGFSLDGYRFDDLDFFYSLAKRASFTEAA; this is encoded by the coding sequence TCCGGGTCTACGAGGATGCCGGACGCAGCGGCTTGACGCTGGAGGGACGCGATTCCCTGCGCCGGTTACTGTCCGAGGTCGAGGGCGGCCGAGCGGACTTCGAGGCGATCCTGGTCTACGACGTGAGCCGCTGGGGCCGGTTCCAGGATGCTGACGAGGGCGCCTACCACGAGCACGTCTGCCGCCGCGCCGGCATCACGGTCCACTACTGCGCCGAGCAGTTCGACAACGACGGCAGCATCGGCTCGACGCTCCTCAAGACGGTCAAGCGCCTGATGGCCGGCGAGTACAGCCGGGACCTGTCGGTCAAGGTCTTCGCCGGGCAGTGCCGCTTGATCGAGAAGGGATTTCGGCAGGGCGGGATGGCGGGGTACGGACTGCGCCGCCTGATGGTCGATGAGCACGGCGCCGCCAAGACCGAGCTGCGCCTCGGCGAGCGCAAGAGCCTCCAGACCGATCGCGTCATCCTGGTGCCGGGTCCCGAGGCCGAGGTGGCGACCGTCCGGCGCATCTACGCCCTCTTCCTCTCCGGCGAGCCGGAGCGCGAGATCGCGGATAGGCTGAACGGCGAGGGGGGCCGGACCGACCTCGGGCGCCCATGGACGCGCGGGACGGTGCATCAGGTGCTGACGAACCCGAAGTACGTCGGCGACAACGTCTACAACCGGGTCTCCAACAAGCTGAAGCAGCGCCGGGTCGTGAACCCGCCAGGCCTGTGGGTGGTCGCGAAGGGGGCCTTCGAGCCGGTCGTGGCGAGCGACATCTTCGAGAAGGCGCGCGCGATCGTCGAAGGTCGCAGCCGCCGCTACGACGACGCGGAGCTGCTCGAACTGCTGGCGCAATTGCTGGAGGCGGCGGGCGCCTTGTCGAGCTTGGTCATCGACGAGCGCGACGACATGCCGTCGAGCAGCGTCTACCGGCGCCGCTTCGGCAGCCTCCTGCGCGCCTACCGGCTGGTGGGCTACACCCCGGATCGGGACTATCGATACCTTGAGGAGAACCGGCGCCTGAGGGCCCTGCATCCCGAGGTGGTCGGCTCCGTGGTCGAGGGCCTGGAACGCGTCGGCGGCACGGTCGACCGCGATCCGGCGACGGACCTTCTCGGCGTCAACGGAGAGTTCACGACCTCCATCGTGATCTCCCGCCATCGCAGCACCGCTGCGGGATCGTCCCGGTGGCGCCTGCGGCTCGATGCGGGCCTTGCGCCGGACTTCACCGTCGCAGTCCGCATGAATCCGGGCAACGAGACCCCGCTGGACTACTACGTCCTTCCGAGCATCGACATGACCGAGCCACGGCTGCGCCTCGCCGAGCGCAACGGGTTCTCCCTCGACGGCTACCGGTTCGACGATCTCGACTTTTTCTACTCGCTAGCCAAGAGGGCCAGCTTCACGGAGGCCGCGTGA